One window of the Lytechinus variegatus isolate NC3 chromosome 3, Lvar_3.0, whole genome shotgun sequence genome contains the following:
- the LOC121410387 gene encoding uncharacterized protein LOC121410387 isoform X2, with product MFSPSKLRQHNSLPNSPCSLRSHHHHHHSSCGRGKLVEVPLWFHGLMERKVAEELLLKSPFRGHTSGKEGLFLVRQSSNRGGHFVISVCTRNHCNHYLIETIESMFYVRRDRSEDRGRDIQACDLRNLIQCYRTTPLDESGLVLKEPLLRTTPVTITTSLLPLPQPRDNHNYIPLHVEHKEYVANQDYAAPDPVMLSFCEGELLTVLQKDNKNWWFGHNDRRELGYIPAALLRSLTESQPTEKSAFLNAGYVGNEEATKTDAGIDTSSLPLTDCNSNFMSENQNKGNIHMQRIHTVPCGLTLRNCGNEDIYVSSEYITSCLENRDRWMSPELPRLGVLRCVSPRQLQRHLSEPTAWIDFSVKPERLIDVEPQDLMHFSDMSPDVSPTHTFSGRRIRHKAARQNSSPARGSNISSSAESSPVRRKKDSMTDYMTTRDYDPIETYLRLSECTTGPSHQKKGKTGK from the exons ATGTTCAGCCCATCCAAACTGCGACAGCATAACTCGTTGCCTAACTCTCCATGTTCTTTAagatctcatcatcatcaccaccatagtTCATGTGGGCGGGGCAAGCTAGTGGAAGTACCCCTTTGGTTTCATGGTCTAATGGAGCGTAAGGTGGCTGAGGAACTACTTCTCAAGAGTCCTTTCAGAGGTCATACCAGTGGCAAAGAAGGATTGTTTTTAGTAAGACAAAGCAGTAATAGAGGAG GACATTTTGTGATATCTGTGTGTACCAGAAACCATTGCAATCATTACCTGATCGAGACCATTGAATCAATGTTCTATGTGAGGAGAGATCGGAGTGAGGACAGGGGGCGAGATATCCAGGCTTGTGATTTAAGAAACCTTATTCAGTGCTATAGAACAACTCCTCTTGATGAGTCAG GTCTGGTTCTTAAAGAACCCTTACTTCGAACAACTCCGGTTACGATCACTACATCTCTGTTGCCCTTACCTCAGCCTAGAGACAATCATAATTATATCCCTCTTCATGTAGAACACAAGGAGTATGTAGCAAACCAGGATTATGCTGCTCCTGATCCAGTAATGCTCTCATTCTGTGAAGGTGAACTCCTTACAGTTTTACAGAAAGACAACAAGAATTGGTGGTTTGGACATAATGACCGTAGGGAACTGGGTTACATCCCAGCTGCTCTGCTTAGGAGCTTGACTGAGTCACAACCTACAGAGAAAAGTGCCTTTTTGAATGCAGGGTATGTTGGGAATGAGGAAGCAACAAAGACTGATGCTGGAATTGATACATCATCCTTACCGCTCACAGACTGTAATTCAAACTTTATGAGTGAGAACCAGAACAAAGGTAACATTCATATGCAGAGGATACACACAGTGCCATGTGGCCTCACATTGCGAAACTGTGGAAATGAGGATATTTACGTTTCTAGTGAATATATCACAAGTTGCCTCGAGAACAGAGATCGATGGATGTCTCCAGAACTACCAAGACTGGGGGTCCTACGGTGTGTCTCTCCCAGGCAGTTGCAAAGACATTTATCAGAACCAACGGCATGGATTGACTTCTCTGTCAAACCTGAAAGGTTGATTGATGTAGAGCCACAAGATCTGATGCACTTCAGTGATATGTCACCAGATGTTTCACCAACGCATACATTCAGTGGTAGGCGCATTAGACATAAAGCAGCAAGGCAAAATAGTTCACCAGCTAGGGGTTCTAACATATCATCGTCAGCAGAATCATCACCAGTGCGAAGGAAAAAAGATTCCATGAcagattacatgactacaagaGACTATGATCCAATTGAAACCTATCTAAGATTATCAGAATGTACTACTGGCCCTAGTCAtcagaaaaaggggaaaacaggtaaatga
- the LOC121410387 gene encoding uncharacterized protein LOC121410387 isoform X1, with the protein MASPIYTKVSSMCLPENFCTTSCSMFSPSKLRQHNSLPNSPCSLRSHHHHHHSSCGRGKLVEVPLWFHGLMERKVAEELLLKSPFRGHTSGKEGLFLVRQSSNRGGHFVISVCTRNHCNHYLIETIESMFYVRRDRSEDRGRDIQACDLRNLIQCYRTTPLDESGLVLKEPLLRTTPVTITTSLLPLPQPRDNHNYIPLHVEHKEYVANQDYAAPDPVMLSFCEGELLTVLQKDNKNWWFGHNDRRELGYIPAALLRSLTESQPTEKSAFLNAGYVGNEEATKTDAGIDTSSLPLTDCNSNFMSENQNKGNIHMQRIHTVPCGLTLRNCGNEDIYVSSEYITSCLENRDRWMSPELPRLGVLRCVSPRQLQRHLSEPTAWIDFSVKPERLIDVEPQDLMHFSDMSPDVSPTHTFSGRRIRHKAARQNSSPARGSNISSSAESSPVRRKKDSMTDYMTTRDYDPIETYLRLSECTTGPSHQKKGKTGK; encoded by the exons ATGGCATCCCCAATCTACACAAAAGTTTCTTCCATGTGTCTCCCAGAAAATTTCTGCACCAC GAGTTGCAGCATGTTCAGCCCATCCAAACTGCGACAGCATAACTCGTTGCCTAACTCTCCATGTTCTTTAagatctcatcatcatcaccaccatagtTCATGTGGGCGGGGCAAGCTAGTGGAAGTACCCCTTTGGTTTCATGGTCTAATGGAGCGTAAGGTGGCTGAGGAACTACTTCTCAAGAGTCCTTTCAGAGGTCATACCAGTGGCAAAGAAGGATTGTTTTTAGTAAGACAAAGCAGTAATAGAGGAG GACATTTTGTGATATCTGTGTGTACCAGAAACCATTGCAATCATTACCTGATCGAGACCATTGAATCAATGTTCTATGTGAGGAGAGATCGGAGTGAGGACAGGGGGCGAGATATCCAGGCTTGTGATTTAAGAAACCTTATTCAGTGCTATAGAACAACTCCTCTTGATGAGTCAG GTCTGGTTCTTAAAGAACCCTTACTTCGAACAACTCCGGTTACGATCACTACATCTCTGTTGCCCTTACCTCAGCCTAGAGACAATCATAATTATATCCCTCTTCATGTAGAACACAAGGAGTATGTAGCAAACCAGGATTATGCTGCTCCTGATCCAGTAATGCTCTCATTCTGTGAAGGTGAACTCCTTACAGTTTTACAGAAAGACAACAAGAATTGGTGGTTTGGACATAATGACCGTAGGGAACTGGGTTACATCCCAGCTGCTCTGCTTAGGAGCTTGACTGAGTCACAACCTACAGAGAAAAGTGCCTTTTTGAATGCAGGGTATGTTGGGAATGAGGAAGCAACAAAGACTGATGCTGGAATTGATACATCATCCTTACCGCTCACAGACTGTAATTCAAACTTTATGAGTGAGAACCAGAACAAAGGTAACATTCATATGCAGAGGATACACACAGTGCCATGTGGCCTCACATTGCGAAACTGTGGAAATGAGGATATTTACGTTTCTAGTGAATATATCACAAGTTGCCTCGAGAACAGAGATCGATGGATGTCTCCAGAACTACCAAGACTGGGGGTCCTACGGTGTGTCTCTCCCAGGCAGTTGCAAAGACATTTATCAGAACCAACGGCATGGATTGACTTCTCTGTCAAACCTGAAAGGTTGATTGATGTAGAGCCACAAGATCTGATGCACTTCAGTGATATGTCACCAGATGTTTCACCAACGCATACATTCAGTGGTAGGCGCATTAGACATAAAGCAGCAAGGCAAAATAGTTCACCAGCTAGGGGTTCTAACATATCATCGTCAGCAGAATCATCACCAGTGCGAAGGAAAAAAGATTCCATGAcagattacatgactacaagaGACTATGATCCAATTGAAACCTATCTAAGATTATCAGAATGTACTACTGGCCCTAGTCAtcagaaaaaggggaaaacaggtaaatga